The Limanda limanda chromosome 13, fLimLim1.1, whole genome shotgun sequence genome has a window encoding:
- the tnk2b gene encoding tyrosine kinase, non-receptor, 2b isoform X1: MMGETAEYQRLQDTSEPDYQRMPSDDEEKLGSSMQCEEGTEWLLELLMEVQLQQYFLRIRDDLNVTRLSHFDYVKNEDLEKIGMGRPGQRRLLEAVKRRKAMCKRKSWMSKVFSGKRPDGGDIPLQGQPASSFRKLSHTPPLVLGEGVLATQPGGGPLDGQQQALTCLIPEKDLTLFEKLGDGSFGVVKRGEWLTPAGKVLNVAVKCLKTDVLSQPDALEDFICEVNAMHSLDHQNLIRLYGVVLTHPMKMVTELAPLGSLLERLRCVRPQGPALIHTLCQYAVQVACGMAYLEQRRFIHRDLAARNILLASAQKVKIGDFGLMRALPSNHEHYVMQEHRKVPFAWCAPESLKTRTFSHATDTWMFGVTLWEMFTHGQEPWLGLNGSQILHKIDKECERLPKPEDCPQDVYNVMLQCWAQKPDDRPTFVALREFLLESMPTDMSSLQDFEEPDKLQIQLNDVITIIEGRAENYWWRGQNKRTLQVGPFPRNVVTSVAGLSAHDISVPLKNSFIHTGHGDSNPGRCWGFPDRIDDLYLGNPLDPPDVLSLDLSGTRPTQLPGRAKKPCYDLVNEDEDLTSAGLKRLSLRMTGSVKSLKIKPAAWVSASKHGISRSPGSGYNPNGEVSLIDFGEEFSPSTPSPSPVVEVQFPSLAELALEAENILDRTPPQSPSRSLPRPLHPTPIVDWDARPLPPPPAYDDVAQDEDDMEVSSINSSEQQLEEEQSDVLNPADAPVSWGQDRSGLEDNLFLPSQQSQGLSTSFSQSAEIFQELQQECMRRLNVPKGSTARSSSPFHTSALFPHTSLTQEQSVFASGEDKPQIPPRVPIPPRPIKRGDYTSARWSRDLSLSPTLVDATENISGPVQNRPPQIPPRDPLSLPGSRTPSPMGPVVGSPQQRIYSVSPITMQVPLTSCPPAHAYGSYLSTSPGKLMPTTHSFASDPKYAAPKVIQAQGKDSTSKGPCILPIVRDGCKVSNTHYYLLPERPPYLDRYDRFFREAESLPAGGMEERQVRQANTATVRPMVVSNHTVQGHTQGQGLVQLGELKANFSSNNNSSLGGPRSGMRTSLSLPRVCSEGFTAPAITASCTRTDGGVNSADRVKMVQEAVHGVTIEECQAALQNHNWNVQKAVHYLKVEQLFCLGLGSRSECLKLLETWDWNLEVASTQMLDNYGSTRQRR, from the exons AAACTGGGCAGTAGCATGCAGTGTGAGGAAGGCACAGAatggctgctggagctgctgatggAGGTGCAGTTGCAGCAATACTTCCTGCGGATCAGAGATGACCTTAACGTAACGCGGCTGTCACACTTCGACTACGTGAAGAACGAAGACTTGGAGAAGATCGGCATGGGTCGACCTG GGCAGAGACGTCTGTTGGAAgctgtgaagaggaggaaagccATGTGCAAGCGCAAGTCCTGGATGAGCAAG GTGTTTAGCGGAAAGCGCCCAGACGGAGGAGACATCCCCCTGCAGGGTCAGCCGGCCTCCTCCTTTCGAAAGTTATCCCACACGCCTCCACTGGTCCTGGGGGAGGGAGTCCTGGCCACACAGCCTGGTGGTGGTCCTCTGGATGGGCAGCAGCAAGCTCTGACCTGTCTCATCCCTGAGAAGGACTTGACTTTGTTTGAGAAGCTCGGGGACGGCTCCTTTGGCGTCGTGAAGAGAGGGGAGTGGCTGACACCTGCAGGGAAGGTG CTGAATGTAGCTGTGAAGTGTCTGAAGACGGACGTGCTCAGCCAGCCCGACGCTCTGGAGGATTTCATCTGTGAGGTCAACGCCATGCACTCCCTGGACCACCAGAACCTCATCCGCCTCTACGGTGTGGTGCTCACACACCCAATGAAGATG GTGACGGAGCTGGCTCCTCTGGGTTCCCTGCTGGAGCGTTTGCGATGTGTCCGTCCCCAGGGTCCGGCGTTGATCCACACTCTGTGTCAGTACGCTGTGCAGGTGGCCTGTGGCATGGCCTACCTGGAGCAGAGGCGCTTCATTCACAGGGACTTGGCAGCCAG GAATATTCTGTTGGCCTCGGCTCAGAAAGTGAAGATCGGTGACTTTGGCCTGATGAGGGCGCTGCCTAGCAACCATGAGCACTATGTCATGCAGGAGCATCGCAAGGTCCCATTTGCATG GTGCGCCCCCGAGAGTCTGAAGACCAGAACGTTCTCCCATGCTACAGACACGTGGATGTTCGGTGTCACCCTCTGGGAGATGTTCACACATGGCCAGGAGCCTTGGCTGGGTCTCAATGGGAGCCAG attCTGCACAAAATTGATAAAGAATGTGAACGCCTCCCAAAGCCAGAGGACTGTCCGCAGGATGTCTATAACGTGATGCTGCAGTGCTGGGCACAGAAACCAGATGACAGACCAACTTTTGTCGCCCTGAGAGAGTTCCTGCTTGAG agcaTGCCCACAGACATGTCTTCTCTGCAGGACTTTGAAGAACCTGACAAACTACAGATCCAGCTCAATGATGTCATCACCATCATAGAGGGAAG GGCCGAGAACTACTGGTGGCGAGGTCAAAACAAGCGCACCCTTCAGGTGGGGCCGTTCCCCAGAAACGTAGTGACATCAGTGGCGGGTTTGTCGGCTCATGACATCAGCGTACCACTCAAGAACAGCTTCATCCACACTGGACACGGAGACAGCAACCCTGGCCGCTGCTGGGGCTTCCCTGACAGGATCGATGA TCTGTACCTGGGGAACCCCCTGGATCCTCCTGACGTCCTGAGTTTAGATCTCAGTGGGACTCGGCCCACACAGCTTCCAGGACGAGCTAAAA AGCCCTGCTACGATCTCGTCAATGAGGACGAGGATTTGACCTCTGCAGGACTAAAAAGATTATCACTTCGGATGACTGGTTCCGTCAAAAGCTTAAAAATCAAACCCGCTGCGTGGGTCTCTGCTTCCAAACACGGGATTAGCCGTAGTCCGGGCTCAGGCTACAACCCAAACGGTGAAGTGTCCCTCATTGACTTTGGGGAGGAGTTCTCTCCGTCcactccctccccctcccctgttGTAGAAGTTCAGTTCCCCTCTCTGGCGGAGCTGGCTTTAGAAGCTGAGAACATCCTGGACCGCACTCCTCCTCAGAGTCCGTCCAGATCCTTGCCCCGCCCCCTTCACCCTACACCAATAGTGGACTGGGATGCACGACCTTTACCTCCACCCCCAGCCTATGACGATGTAGCCCAAGATGAAGATGATATGGAG GTGAGCTCCATCAACagctcagagcagcagcttgaagaagagcagagcGATGTTCTAAACCCAGCTGATGCTCCCGTCTCCTGGGGTCAAGACAGATCGGGCCTGGAGGACAACCTCTTCCTCCCCAGCCAGCAGAGCCAGGGCCTGTCCACATCTTTCTCCCAGTCGGCAGAAATCTTCCAAGAACTCCAGCAAGAGTGCATGAGGAGGCTCAACGTACCGAAAGGAAGCACTGCCCGGTCGAGCTCGCCATTCCACACATCAGCGTTGTTTCCCCACACGTCTCTGACCCAGGAACAGAGTGTCTTCGCCTCCGGTGAAGACAAACCCCAGATCCCCCCTCGTGTCCCCATCCCACCTCGCCCCATAAAAAGGGGAGACTACACATCTGCTCGCTGGTCAAGagatctctctctttccccaaCTCTAGTAGATGCCACAGAGAACATTTCAGGCCCGGTTCAGAACCGACCACCTCAGATCCCTCCAAGGGACCCTTTGTCTCTGCCAGGCTCCAGGACTCCCAGCCCCATGGGCCCGGTAGTGGGCTCCCCCCAGCAGAGAATCTACTCTGTCAGCCCCATCACCATGCAGGTTCCCCTTACATCCTGCCCCCCCGCACATGCCTATGGCTCctacctctccacctctccaggTAAACTCATGCCGACCACACACAGCTTCGCCTCAGATCCTAAATATGCTGCACCCAAAGTGATCCAGGCGCAGGGGAAGGACTCTACCAGTAAGGGCCCTTGCATCCTCCCCATCGTACGTGACGGATGTAAAGTGAGCAACACCCACTATTACCTTCTGCCAGAGAGGCCGCCGTACCTCGACCGATACGATCGCTTCTTCAGGGAGGCAGAGAGCCTTCCTGCTGGTGGCATGGAGGAAAGGCAAGTACGGCAAGCCAACACTGCCACCGTCAGACCCATGGTGGTCAGCAACCACACTGTCCAGGGACATACCCAGGGACAGGGCCTTGTCCAGCTGGGGGAGCTGAAGGCTAATTTCTCCTCCAACAATAACAGCAGTCTGGGTGGACCCCGGTCAGGGATGAGGACGTCACTTAGTCTCCCTCGCGTCTGCTCGGAAGGGTTCACGGCACCCGCCATCACGGCTTCCTGCACCAGGACAGATGGGGGAGTGAACTCAGCTGACAGGGTCAAAATG GTGCAGGAGGCGGTGCATGGTGTCACGATAGAGGAGTGCCAAGCTGCCCTGCAGAACCACAACTGGAACGTCCAGAAAGCTGTGCATTACCTAAAG gtggagcagctgtTCTGTTTAGGTCTGGGGAGCAGGTCCGAGTGTCTGAAGCTGCTGGAGACGTGGGACTGGAACCTGGAAGTGGCCAGCACGCAGATGTTAGATAACTATGGATCCACGAGGCAGAG ACGGTGA
- the tnk2b gene encoding tyrosine kinase, non-receptor, 2b isoform X2 translates to MMGETAEYQRLQDTSEPDYQRMPSDDEEKLGSSMQCEEGTEWLLELLMEVQLQQYFLRIRDDLNVTRLSHFDYVKNEDLEKIGMGRPGQRRLLEAVKRRKAMCKRKSWMSKVFSGKRPDGGDIPLQGQPASSFRKLSHTPPLVLGEGVLATQPGGGPLDGQQQALTCLIPEKDLTLFEKLGDGSFGVVKRGEWLTPAGKLNVAVKCLKTDVLSQPDALEDFICEVNAMHSLDHQNLIRLYGVVLTHPMKMVTELAPLGSLLERLRCVRPQGPALIHTLCQYAVQVACGMAYLEQRRFIHRDLAARNILLASAQKVKIGDFGLMRALPSNHEHYVMQEHRKVPFAWCAPESLKTRTFSHATDTWMFGVTLWEMFTHGQEPWLGLNGSQILHKIDKECERLPKPEDCPQDVYNVMLQCWAQKPDDRPTFVALREFLLESMPTDMSSLQDFEEPDKLQIQLNDVITIIEGRAENYWWRGQNKRTLQVGPFPRNVVTSVAGLSAHDISVPLKNSFIHTGHGDSNPGRCWGFPDRIDDLYLGNPLDPPDVLSLDLSGTRPTQLPGRAKKPCYDLVNEDEDLTSAGLKRLSLRMTGSVKSLKIKPAAWVSASKHGISRSPGSGYNPNGEVSLIDFGEEFSPSTPSPSPVVEVQFPSLAELALEAENILDRTPPQSPSRSLPRPLHPTPIVDWDARPLPPPPAYDDVAQDEDDMEVSSINSSEQQLEEEQSDVLNPADAPVSWGQDRSGLEDNLFLPSQQSQGLSTSFSQSAEIFQELQQECMRRLNVPKGSTARSSSPFHTSALFPHTSLTQEQSVFASGEDKPQIPPRVPIPPRPIKRGDYTSARWSRDLSLSPTLVDATENISGPVQNRPPQIPPRDPLSLPGSRTPSPMGPVVGSPQQRIYSVSPITMQVPLTSCPPAHAYGSYLSTSPGKLMPTTHSFASDPKYAAPKVIQAQGKDSTSKGPCILPIVRDGCKVSNTHYYLLPERPPYLDRYDRFFREAESLPAGGMEERQVRQANTATVRPMVVSNHTVQGHTQGQGLVQLGELKANFSSNNNSSLGGPRSGMRTSLSLPRVCSEGFTAPAITASCTRTDGGVNSADRVKMVQEAVHGVTIEECQAALQNHNWNVQKAVHYLKVEQLFCLGLGSRSECLKLLETWDWNLEVASTQMLDNYGSTRQRR, encoded by the exons AAACTGGGCAGTAGCATGCAGTGTGAGGAAGGCACAGAatggctgctggagctgctgatggAGGTGCAGTTGCAGCAATACTTCCTGCGGATCAGAGATGACCTTAACGTAACGCGGCTGTCACACTTCGACTACGTGAAGAACGAAGACTTGGAGAAGATCGGCATGGGTCGACCTG GGCAGAGACGTCTGTTGGAAgctgtgaagaggaggaaagccATGTGCAAGCGCAAGTCCTGGATGAGCAAG GTGTTTAGCGGAAAGCGCCCAGACGGAGGAGACATCCCCCTGCAGGGTCAGCCGGCCTCCTCCTTTCGAAAGTTATCCCACACGCCTCCACTGGTCCTGGGGGAGGGAGTCCTGGCCACACAGCCTGGTGGTGGTCCTCTGGATGGGCAGCAGCAAGCTCTGACCTGTCTCATCCCTGAGAAGGACTTGACTTTGTTTGAGAAGCTCGGGGACGGCTCCTTTGGCGTCGTGAAGAGAGGGGAGTGGCTGACACCTGCAGGGAAG CTGAATGTAGCTGTGAAGTGTCTGAAGACGGACGTGCTCAGCCAGCCCGACGCTCTGGAGGATTTCATCTGTGAGGTCAACGCCATGCACTCCCTGGACCACCAGAACCTCATCCGCCTCTACGGTGTGGTGCTCACACACCCAATGAAGATG GTGACGGAGCTGGCTCCTCTGGGTTCCCTGCTGGAGCGTTTGCGATGTGTCCGTCCCCAGGGTCCGGCGTTGATCCACACTCTGTGTCAGTACGCTGTGCAGGTGGCCTGTGGCATGGCCTACCTGGAGCAGAGGCGCTTCATTCACAGGGACTTGGCAGCCAG GAATATTCTGTTGGCCTCGGCTCAGAAAGTGAAGATCGGTGACTTTGGCCTGATGAGGGCGCTGCCTAGCAACCATGAGCACTATGTCATGCAGGAGCATCGCAAGGTCCCATTTGCATG GTGCGCCCCCGAGAGTCTGAAGACCAGAACGTTCTCCCATGCTACAGACACGTGGATGTTCGGTGTCACCCTCTGGGAGATGTTCACACATGGCCAGGAGCCTTGGCTGGGTCTCAATGGGAGCCAG attCTGCACAAAATTGATAAAGAATGTGAACGCCTCCCAAAGCCAGAGGACTGTCCGCAGGATGTCTATAACGTGATGCTGCAGTGCTGGGCACAGAAACCAGATGACAGACCAACTTTTGTCGCCCTGAGAGAGTTCCTGCTTGAG agcaTGCCCACAGACATGTCTTCTCTGCAGGACTTTGAAGAACCTGACAAACTACAGATCCAGCTCAATGATGTCATCACCATCATAGAGGGAAG GGCCGAGAACTACTGGTGGCGAGGTCAAAACAAGCGCACCCTTCAGGTGGGGCCGTTCCCCAGAAACGTAGTGACATCAGTGGCGGGTTTGTCGGCTCATGACATCAGCGTACCACTCAAGAACAGCTTCATCCACACTGGACACGGAGACAGCAACCCTGGCCGCTGCTGGGGCTTCCCTGACAGGATCGATGA TCTGTACCTGGGGAACCCCCTGGATCCTCCTGACGTCCTGAGTTTAGATCTCAGTGGGACTCGGCCCACACAGCTTCCAGGACGAGCTAAAA AGCCCTGCTACGATCTCGTCAATGAGGACGAGGATTTGACCTCTGCAGGACTAAAAAGATTATCACTTCGGATGACTGGTTCCGTCAAAAGCTTAAAAATCAAACCCGCTGCGTGGGTCTCTGCTTCCAAACACGGGATTAGCCGTAGTCCGGGCTCAGGCTACAACCCAAACGGTGAAGTGTCCCTCATTGACTTTGGGGAGGAGTTCTCTCCGTCcactccctccccctcccctgttGTAGAAGTTCAGTTCCCCTCTCTGGCGGAGCTGGCTTTAGAAGCTGAGAACATCCTGGACCGCACTCCTCCTCAGAGTCCGTCCAGATCCTTGCCCCGCCCCCTTCACCCTACACCAATAGTGGACTGGGATGCACGACCTTTACCTCCACCCCCAGCCTATGACGATGTAGCCCAAGATGAAGATGATATGGAG GTGAGCTCCATCAACagctcagagcagcagcttgaagaagagcagagcGATGTTCTAAACCCAGCTGATGCTCCCGTCTCCTGGGGTCAAGACAGATCGGGCCTGGAGGACAACCTCTTCCTCCCCAGCCAGCAGAGCCAGGGCCTGTCCACATCTTTCTCCCAGTCGGCAGAAATCTTCCAAGAACTCCAGCAAGAGTGCATGAGGAGGCTCAACGTACCGAAAGGAAGCACTGCCCGGTCGAGCTCGCCATTCCACACATCAGCGTTGTTTCCCCACACGTCTCTGACCCAGGAACAGAGTGTCTTCGCCTCCGGTGAAGACAAACCCCAGATCCCCCCTCGTGTCCCCATCCCACCTCGCCCCATAAAAAGGGGAGACTACACATCTGCTCGCTGGTCAAGagatctctctctttccccaaCTCTAGTAGATGCCACAGAGAACATTTCAGGCCCGGTTCAGAACCGACCACCTCAGATCCCTCCAAGGGACCCTTTGTCTCTGCCAGGCTCCAGGACTCCCAGCCCCATGGGCCCGGTAGTGGGCTCCCCCCAGCAGAGAATCTACTCTGTCAGCCCCATCACCATGCAGGTTCCCCTTACATCCTGCCCCCCCGCACATGCCTATGGCTCctacctctccacctctccaggTAAACTCATGCCGACCACACACAGCTTCGCCTCAGATCCTAAATATGCTGCACCCAAAGTGATCCAGGCGCAGGGGAAGGACTCTACCAGTAAGGGCCCTTGCATCCTCCCCATCGTACGTGACGGATGTAAAGTGAGCAACACCCACTATTACCTTCTGCCAGAGAGGCCGCCGTACCTCGACCGATACGATCGCTTCTTCAGGGAGGCAGAGAGCCTTCCTGCTGGTGGCATGGAGGAAAGGCAAGTACGGCAAGCCAACACTGCCACCGTCAGACCCATGGTGGTCAGCAACCACACTGTCCAGGGACATACCCAGGGACAGGGCCTTGTCCAGCTGGGGGAGCTGAAGGCTAATTTCTCCTCCAACAATAACAGCAGTCTGGGTGGACCCCGGTCAGGGATGAGGACGTCACTTAGTCTCCCTCGCGTCTGCTCGGAAGGGTTCACGGCACCCGCCATCACGGCTTCCTGCACCAGGACAGATGGGGGAGTGAACTCAGCTGACAGGGTCAAAATG GTGCAGGAGGCGGTGCATGGTGTCACGATAGAGGAGTGCCAAGCTGCCCTGCAGAACCACAACTGGAACGTCCAGAAAGCTGTGCATTACCTAAAG gtggagcagctgtTCTGTTTAGGTCTGGGGAGCAGGTCCGAGTGTCTGAAGCTGCTGGAGACGTGGGACTGGAACCTGGAAGTGGCCAGCACGCAGATGTTAGATAACTATGGATCCACGAGGCAGAG ACGGTGA
- the tnk2b gene encoding tyrosine kinase, non-receptor, 2b isoform X3 translates to MQCEEGTEWLLELLMEVQLQQYFLRIRDDLNVTRLSHFDYVKNEDLEKIGMGRPGQRRLLEAVKRRKAMCKRKSWMSKVFSGKRPDGGDIPLQGQPASSFRKLSHTPPLVLGEGVLATQPGGGPLDGQQQALTCLIPEKDLTLFEKLGDGSFGVVKRGEWLTPAGKVLNVAVKCLKTDVLSQPDALEDFICEVNAMHSLDHQNLIRLYGVVLTHPMKMVTELAPLGSLLERLRCVRPQGPALIHTLCQYAVQVACGMAYLEQRRFIHRDLAARNILLASAQKVKIGDFGLMRALPSNHEHYVMQEHRKVPFAWCAPESLKTRTFSHATDTWMFGVTLWEMFTHGQEPWLGLNGSQILHKIDKECERLPKPEDCPQDVYNVMLQCWAQKPDDRPTFVALREFLLESMPTDMSSLQDFEEPDKLQIQLNDVITIIEGRAENYWWRGQNKRTLQVGPFPRNVVTSVAGLSAHDISVPLKNSFIHTGHGDSNPGRCWGFPDRIDDLYLGNPLDPPDVLSLDLSGTRPTQLPGRAKKPCYDLVNEDEDLTSAGLKRLSLRMTGSVKSLKIKPAAWVSASKHGISRSPGSGYNPNGEVSLIDFGEEFSPSTPSPSPVVEVQFPSLAELALEAENILDRTPPQSPSRSLPRPLHPTPIVDWDARPLPPPPAYDDVAQDEDDMEVSSINSSEQQLEEEQSDVLNPADAPVSWGQDRSGLEDNLFLPSQQSQGLSTSFSQSAEIFQELQQECMRRLNVPKGSTARSSSPFHTSALFPHTSLTQEQSVFASGEDKPQIPPRVPIPPRPIKRGDYTSARWSRDLSLSPTLVDATENISGPVQNRPPQIPPRDPLSLPGSRTPSPMGPVVGSPQQRIYSVSPITMQVPLTSCPPAHAYGSYLSTSPGKLMPTTHSFASDPKYAAPKVIQAQGKDSTSKGPCILPIVRDGCKVSNTHYYLLPERPPYLDRYDRFFREAESLPAGGMEERQVRQANTATVRPMVVSNHTVQGHTQGQGLVQLGELKANFSSNNNSSLGGPRSGMRTSLSLPRVCSEGFTAPAITASCTRTDGGVNSADRVKMVQEAVHGVTIEECQAALQNHNWNVQKAVHYLKVEQLFCLGLGSRSECLKLLETWDWNLEVASTQMLDNYGSTRQRR, encoded by the exons ATGCAGTGTGAGGAAGGCACAGAatggctgctggagctgctgatggAGGTGCAGTTGCAGCAATACTTCCTGCGGATCAGAGATGACCTTAACGTAACGCGGCTGTCACACTTCGACTACGTGAAGAACGAAGACTTGGAGAAGATCGGCATGGGTCGACCTG GGCAGAGACGTCTGTTGGAAgctgtgaagaggaggaaagccATGTGCAAGCGCAAGTCCTGGATGAGCAAG GTGTTTAGCGGAAAGCGCCCAGACGGAGGAGACATCCCCCTGCAGGGTCAGCCGGCCTCCTCCTTTCGAAAGTTATCCCACACGCCTCCACTGGTCCTGGGGGAGGGAGTCCTGGCCACACAGCCTGGTGGTGGTCCTCTGGATGGGCAGCAGCAAGCTCTGACCTGTCTCATCCCTGAGAAGGACTTGACTTTGTTTGAGAAGCTCGGGGACGGCTCCTTTGGCGTCGTGAAGAGAGGGGAGTGGCTGACACCTGCAGGGAAGGTG CTGAATGTAGCTGTGAAGTGTCTGAAGACGGACGTGCTCAGCCAGCCCGACGCTCTGGAGGATTTCATCTGTGAGGTCAACGCCATGCACTCCCTGGACCACCAGAACCTCATCCGCCTCTACGGTGTGGTGCTCACACACCCAATGAAGATG GTGACGGAGCTGGCTCCTCTGGGTTCCCTGCTGGAGCGTTTGCGATGTGTCCGTCCCCAGGGTCCGGCGTTGATCCACACTCTGTGTCAGTACGCTGTGCAGGTGGCCTGTGGCATGGCCTACCTGGAGCAGAGGCGCTTCATTCACAGGGACTTGGCAGCCAG GAATATTCTGTTGGCCTCGGCTCAGAAAGTGAAGATCGGTGACTTTGGCCTGATGAGGGCGCTGCCTAGCAACCATGAGCACTATGTCATGCAGGAGCATCGCAAGGTCCCATTTGCATG GTGCGCCCCCGAGAGTCTGAAGACCAGAACGTTCTCCCATGCTACAGACACGTGGATGTTCGGTGTCACCCTCTGGGAGATGTTCACACATGGCCAGGAGCCTTGGCTGGGTCTCAATGGGAGCCAG attCTGCACAAAATTGATAAAGAATGTGAACGCCTCCCAAAGCCAGAGGACTGTCCGCAGGATGTCTATAACGTGATGCTGCAGTGCTGGGCACAGAAACCAGATGACAGACCAACTTTTGTCGCCCTGAGAGAGTTCCTGCTTGAG agcaTGCCCACAGACATGTCTTCTCTGCAGGACTTTGAAGAACCTGACAAACTACAGATCCAGCTCAATGATGTCATCACCATCATAGAGGGAAG GGCCGAGAACTACTGGTGGCGAGGTCAAAACAAGCGCACCCTTCAGGTGGGGCCGTTCCCCAGAAACGTAGTGACATCAGTGGCGGGTTTGTCGGCTCATGACATCAGCGTACCACTCAAGAACAGCTTCATCCACACTGGACACGGAGACAGCAACCCTGGCCGCTGCTGGGGCTTCCCTGACAGGATCGATGA TCTGTACCTGGGGAACCCCCTGGATCCTCCTGACGTCCTGAGTTTAGATCTCAGTGGGACTCGGCCCACACAGCTTCCAGGACGAGCTAAAA AGCCCTGCTACGATCTCGTCAATGAGGACGAGGATTTGACCTCTGCAGGACTAAAAAGATTATCACTTCGGATGACTGGTTCCGTCAAAAGCTTAAAAATCAAACCCGCTGCGTGGGTCTCTGCTTCCAAACACGGGATTAGCCGTAGTCCGGGCTCAGGCTACAACCCAAACGGTGAAGTGTCCCTCATTGACTTTGGGGAGGAGTTCTCTCCGTCcactccctccccctcccctgttGTAGAAGTTCAGTTCCCCTCTCTGGCGGAGCTGGCTTTAGAAGCTGAGAACATCCTGGACCGCACTCCTCCTCAGAGTCCGTCCAGATCCTTGCCCCGCCCCCTTCACCCTACACCAATAGTGGACTGGGATGCACGACCTTTACCTCCACCCCCAGCCTATGACGATGTAGCCCAAGATGAAGATGATATGGAG GTGAGCTCCATCAACagctcagagcagcagcttgaagaagagcagagcGATGTTCTAAACCCAGCTGATGCTCCCGTCTCCTGGGGTCAAGACAGATCGGGCCTGGAGGACAACCTCTTCCTCCCCAGCCAGCAGAGCCAGGGCCTGTCCACATCTTTCTCCCAGTCGGCAGAAATCTTCCAAGAACTCCAGCAAGAGTGCATGAGGAGGCTCAACGTACCGAAAGGAAGCACTGCCCGGTCGAGCTCGCCATTCCACACATCAGCGTTGTTTCCCCACACGTCTCTGACCCAGGAACAGAGTGTCTTCGCCTCCGGTGAAGACAAACCCCAGATCCCCCCTCGTGTCCCCATCCCACCTCGCCCCATAAAAAGGGGAGACTACACATCTGCTCGCTGGTCAAGagatctctctctttccccaaCTCTAGTAGATGCCACAGAGAACATTTCAGGCCCGGTTCAGAACCGACCACCTCAGATCCCTCCAAGGGACCCTTTGTCTCTGCCAGGCTCCAGGACTCCCAGCCCCATGGGCCCGGTAGTGGGCTCCCCCCAGCAGAGAATCTACTCTGTCAGCCCCATCACCATGCAGGTTCCCCTTACATCCTGCCCCCCCGCACATGCCTATGGCTCctacctctccacctctccaggTAAACTCATGCCGACCACACACAGCTTCGCCTCAGATCCTAAATATGCTGCACCCAAAGTGATCCAGGCGCAGGGGAAGGACTCTACCAGTAAGGGCCCTTGCATCCTCCCCATCGTACGTGACGGATGTAAAGTGAGCAACACCCACTATTACCTTCTGCCAGAGAGGCCGCCGTACCTCGACCGATACGATCGCTTCTTCAGGGAGGCAGAGAGCCTTCCTGCTGGTGGCATGGAGGAAAGGCAAGTACGGCAAGCCAACACTGCCACCGTCAGACCCATGGTGGTCAGCAACCACACTGTCCAGGGACATACCCAGGGACAGGGCCTTGTCCAGCTGGGGGAGCTGAAGGCTAATTTCTCCTCCAACAATAACAGCAGTCTGGGTGGACCCCGGTCAGGGATGAGGACGTCACTTAGTCTCCCTCGCGTCTGCTCGGAAGGGTTCACGGCACCCGCCATCACGGCTTCCTGCACCAGGACAGATGGGGGAGTGAACTCAGCTGACAGGGTCAAAATG GTGCAGGAGGCGGTGCATGGTGTCACGATAGAGGAGTGCCAAGCTGCCCTGCAGAACCACAACTGGAACGTCCAGAAAGCTGTGCATTACCTAAAG gtggagcagctgtTCTGTTTAGGTCTGGGGAGCAGGTCCGAGTGTCTGAAGCTGCTGGAGACGTGGGACTGGAACCTGGAAGTGGCCAGCACGCAGATGTTAGATAACTATGGATCCACGAGGCAGAG ACGGTGA